Sequence from the Notolabrus celidotus isolate fNotCel1 chromosome 14, fNotCel1.pri, whole genome shotgun sequence genome:
GTAGAGAGCCAGAGCCTGCAGAGCCACCACTGTGTcctaaaacatgcaaacagagaCAACATGACATGggatcagtattattttatggtGATTTATTGATGGGAGAAACTGCAGCACTCGTTTTGACAACGATGAACCGATGCTGAGTCTCTCTGAGGCGCTGTCCATTCtctgaaatacattttctgCTGACTGATCAACAGTAACTCTTGTTTGAGCGGTACCTGTGTGGAGGAGAAGCCTCCGTAATAGTTCTGCTGGGTGGTCAGCCATCTGACGATGCCGGTGGAGTATCCCAGTTCTTCAGCAGAAGGAGAGACACTGAGTACGGACAGCAGCACATAAGAGCTGATCTCCACAGAAAGAGGGTAGGAGGTGTCTGTCGCTGACTGAGACCAGTGGAGGTAACCTCCTAAATCAGCCACAAATAGAAAGACATGCACAAAGTGAGCTACACTCACAGAGGgaattatttaaagctcctgtaactcaaggtgtgtgttgatgttggctccccctgtggacaaagcaggcATTGCTCATTTTTTCTAGTACACGGAAGTAGTGTTTTCTAACTCTGAAATCTCTCCCTGCTTTATTTGAACGCTCTGATGTTTCACTCATCAGATatctcctcagaggagctttaagctgATGACCCACCTGAGCGTATTGCTACTGTGTCAAGGTGCCTCAGGAGCTGGCCTCGGGTCTCTATGTCTCCAGCCAGGGTGAAGACGTACGCCATCAGTGCTGTGGCGTAGGTGTTGCTGAGGTCACCCAAGGACGCCTTGAGACAGGACAGGCCGTTGCTCACCACAGGATTCTACaatcagtccaaagacatgatTTAATCATCAATCagccattaaaataaatgaattattatGATGTCAGGCTCCCCTCCATGGGTCGCCACCTTAACGCGGTGGAGGGTATTTGAGTGCCTTAATGATCCTAGAAGCTATGTTGTCGGGGGAAATTGTCCCTGGTAAGGACTCCCAAGGCAAACAGGTcctaggtgaggggacagacaaaGTGTGGCCCCAAGACACCTGATGACGAATAAAAACAGGACCAAGTGTACCCTGTCCGGAGGGCCACCGAGCCTCACCCTGGAGCCAGGCCTAGGGTTGGGGCCCACAGGCGAGCGCCTGGTGGCCGGGCCTTCAACCATGGGGCCCGGTCGGGCCCAGCTCGAATGGGTCACATGGATTCGTCCTCCCGTGGACTCACCACCCGCAGGGGGACTCACAGGGGTCCGGTGCAGTGTGGATTGGGCGGTGGCCAAAGGCGGGGGCCTTGGCGGTCCGATCCTCGGTTACAGAAACTGGCTTTTGAAATGTCACTTCTCTGGTGGGGTAGGAACCGGAGTTGGTGCGGGAGGTTGAGAGGTACTGGCTAGATATAGTCTGGCTCACCTAACCCTCTAGGCACGGCTCGGGTTCTGGAACCaaccttctcttcttttctggaTTTGTGCCGGGTGAGAGGCGGAGGGCAGGTGTGGGCTTGCTCATatctcccctgctctctgcctgtgtgttggagttttccCTGGTGGATGAAAGGGTTGATTCCCTGCGCCTTCGGGTCGGGGAATGGGTCCTGACTGTTGTTTGCGCTTATGCACCGAACGGCAGTTCAGAGTGCCCACCCTTTTTGGAGGCTTTGGGACGGGTGCTGGAAGGCGCCCAACTGGGGACTCCATTGTCCTGCTGGGGGACTTCAATGCTCACGTGGGCAATGACAGCGTAACCTGGAGGGGTgtgattgggaggaacggcctgccGGATCTGAACTTGAGCGGTGTTCGGTTGCTGGACTTCTGTGCTagtcacagtttgtccataACGAACACCATGTTCGAACATAAGGGTGTTCATAAGTGCATGTGGCACCAGGACACCCTAGGTTGCAGATTGCTGATCGACTTTGAAGTCGTATCGGCTGATCTGCGGCCGTATGTTCTGGACACTTGggggaagagaggagcagagctgtcaactgatcaccacctggtggtgagttggatcaTGTGGCGGCGGAGGATGCCGGACAGACCTGGCAGACCTAAACGGACAGTGAGGGTCTACTGGGAACGTCTAGCGGAGGACCCTGTCAGGCTGGTTTTCAACTCCTATCTCCGGCACAGCTTTGACCGCGTTCCGGGGGTGGCGGGGGACATGGAGTCAGAATGGGCCCGGTTCAATGTTGCCATTGCTGAGGCGGCTGTCGGAGCTGCGGCCGCAAGGATGCTGGTGCTAGTCATGGCGGTAATCCCCGAACCTGCTGGTGGACACCAGATGTGAAGGGTGCCAtcaagctgaagaaggagtcTTACAGGTCATGGCTGGCTTGTGGGACTCCGGAGGCAGCTGACAGGTACTGGCAGACCAAGTGGTCTGCGGCCCGGGCGGTCACCGAGGTGAAAACTCGGGCGTGGGAGAGGTTTGGTGAGGCCATGGAGGAAGACTTTCAGTCCGCCTTCGAAGAAATTCTGGCAAACTGTCCGGCGGCTTAGGAAGGGGAAGCGGCCCTTTGttcgcactgtttacagtgtcGATTTAGAGCTGCTGACCTCGACTGAGAGTATAGTCGGGCGGTGAAAGGAATACTTCGAGGATCTCCTCAATTCCACCGGCATGCATTCCGAGAAGGAACCGGAGCCGAGGGATTTGGTGGTGGGCTTGCTCATTACTGGGGCCGAGGTCGCGGAGGCAGTCAAACAGCTCCGAAGCGGCAGGGCCCTGGGGGTGGATGAGATCCGCCCCGAGTTCCAcaaggctctggatgttgtagggCTGTCATGGTTGACACGCCTCTGCAACGTTGCATGGACATCGGTGACTgtgcctctggagtggcagaTGGGTGTGGTGTTTCCCCTTTTCAAGGAGGGGGACcagagggtgtgttccaactatagggtgatcacactcctcagcctccctggaaAAGTCTACTCaagggtgctggagaggagactccggctgttggttgaacctcggatgcaggaggaacaatgcggttttcgtcctggccgtggaacactggaccatctctacaccctcgggagggtgctggagggggcatgggagtttgcccaaccaagtccacatgtgctttgtggacttggagaaggcttacgaccgtgtcccccgaggtatcctttagggggtgctccgggaatatggggtggatggcctgttgctacgggccattcagtctctgtattgtcggagccagagtttgGTTTGCATTGCCGGCAGTCAGTCAAATTCGTTCCCAgttggggttggactccgccagggctgccctttgtcaccggttctgttcataacttttatggacagaatttctaagCGCAGCCAAGTGGTGGAGGAtgtccggttcggtggccttgggattccatctctgctctttgcagataatgtcgtcctattggcttcgctgtaccggtctgttgtggtgaagagggagctgagccagaaggcaaagctctcaatttaccggtcaatctacgttccaaccctcacctatggttccgagctgtgggtagtgaccgaaagaacaagatcgcgaatacaagcggccgaaatgagcattctccgcagggtgtctgggctcggccttagagatagcgtcaggagctcagacatccgggagaggctcaaagtagagtcgctgctcctccggatcaagaggagccagatgaggtggttcgggcatctggccaggatgcctcccgggcgtctccctggggaggtgtttcgggcatgtccatCTGGGAGGaagccacggggaaggcccaggacacgctggcgagattatgtctctcagctggcctgggagcgcctcggtatcctcccagaagagctggtggaagtggccggggagaggagtgtctgggcttccgtGCCGGGGCTGCTTCCCTGCTggggctgctgcccccgcgacctggacccggataagcggaagaagatggatggatggatggatgaatggatggatggatgatcaGGCTCAGGATAAACAAAAGTTTCAATTctttcaaacagaaaacaacaacaacagagctgTTTGTACTTTCAAGAGTTTACTCACACTAACAGACGAGTTCATCTCCAGGAAGCCAGCAATGATGTACGCAGTGAGAGTCACTTCATCAGACACACcgccctgcagagaggaagttATAAACAGGTATGCATCAATGGACCTCTAACATCCAGACTAAAAGTACTAATACAGGTGATATTTTGTGGACTCCTTATCTCATAATCACGAGGTAAGAATcacaaaatcataaaaacagacCCTTTAAGGATTTGATTCAAAGAGCTGACTTGTTTGTGACTGACATACCACTAACTCAGTCCTTGTTTTTCTATGTGTGCTGTTTCTGCTCACCTTCATTCTGTTGTTGAAGAGTTTTCCcgacttttcaaaacagccTTGTTCCCGCTGCTTGCTCTCCAGCCAGGTCTTTGACTCTTGAATCTTTACTGGGTCGATGAAGACGAAGGACTGTGCTTTGGCAAAGGATCTCACCACGAAAGCTGTCAGCCTGAGGACAACAAACAAATCATAACATGGTCTAAGtgagtacttgattctgattggctgcagagtGTCCATTATTCCCTGATAACCATTGACTGCATAAAAAGAaggatgacatgacagctcctcAAACGTGAagccctctgattggctgcagtgtaggtcataaagcccgTCTCTTCCATGTTTGCAGATGAttcagacaaagaaagaaaggttgatTGTGATGCATGATGGATTAACGTGTGGATATGACTCAGACATGTTCTCACCAGGTGTTCCCCGATCCCGTTCCAAACGTGCTGTAAGCACCTCCAGCATGTTTGTAGTTCAGCTGTCTCTGGTAGCCTGTGGAACAAGAATAGATGCATGTTATCACTTTGAGATTCACATCTTCAGATCTGAGGCAGATTAAACTGAGGTAATCATTTGGTTTAAGATGGAGGAgttaaaaactataaatataaCATAGTATaaaaaccacagacacacaccactgGTCAGGAAGTTAGCCGACTTATCCATGATTTTGGGGGTCAGTTGCTGGGTGTTTTTCAGGTATTGGAGGATGTAGATGTTGGGGGCCAGGAGTGCCATGTTCTGTTCGCCACATCCGTACGGCATCCGCAGCAGCCCGTCCAGGTTCTTCAGAGCTCGGCCCAGGATGTCACCTGCACAGAAACATTGACTCACTAACGGCACACAGGTAACTAAACTGACCTTTGATTGAAGTTGGTAAGACGCACTGTTAGGTCACTCAAAATGAAACCGTCAGTTTACCCAGGACTGAAACAAGAGCACGAGCAGATCCATCAATCACGTTAGCAGGAAGCTGTATGTTTATTTCCTCCGTCAAAGCCTCATCTGTAAACAGAGAACAAATCACAGAGAGGGATTAAAGCAGAGCTCGGGACtaaaacaaagatgttaaaTCCACATTGAGACGATAAGATTGGGATGTTGATGGCATCTTTTGCATGAACCACACTGACCTTTAGGACAGAGCAGCCAGTTGTGGGTCTTTGTCATCTCGGTTCCTTCAGCCTGAGGGGATGAAGATGAAAGTCTCAGAGTTTACATTTTCAATGTAATGATACAGAGTAAACTGTTCAACTTTAAAGCTCATATGAGGAACTTTAGGTTTCTGTGGACAAAGGCAGCACATATAAATCTCTTTCCTTATCTCGTCCTCTTCATGCATAGATAGTGTTTTCAGACCAAAGATCTCAGCCTCCTTACTAGTGAAAGAGATGCCTGCCTACCTaacatgtattttgattttaaagtcctttaaGAAGGCGGgtttatactgcagccagtcaatagatggagctccaaatgtttcaGCATCACTTttagggagctgtcatgtcatccatcttttatacagtctacagttCAAAGGTACCAACCTTCACTATGAGAGATTTTGTGACCACGTCGATACGACCTCTCTCTGGGACGTTCACGATCTCATTGTTACAGGAAGCATGGGACGCCACAGCCTCAGCGGTCATAGTCACGTTTACATCCCCTAaaagaagataaacaaacaaacacagtgtaAATCTTGAAGTCACATTGTTGGTTTTCAGTTTATCAATGGTGGGGACAAAAACCTGAGCCTCACCTAAGGCTGCGGGGGCCATGATCCAGCTGAGGGTCTTGCGCTCGTTGCGACACAAACAGGATGTGTACTGGTCACcagagagaggggtgagggTGTAATCCAAGGAGGGAGTTGGAGTCACAGTGACCTGTTCAAAAGACACAAATACTATTATATGATATTCAAAATGCAAACCTGGAATCCAGGTAGAAAATATTAAAGAAGgctttttaaaataacactgaTCAGGTTTTGACCTGAAATCCGCCTTATCACAGACCAACTGTTTAGAAAACAACGAGTAcctatgatctgtttcagggcgccccttagtgactgtttaaatGCTGCTCACTTTTTAGATGGAAATAAAGGTATCAGAAGTCCATCATGTACTGTACACTCACCATGATGCAGCTGGACAGGTAGCTCAAGACAGTCACCTTCAGCTCAAAGTTCTCCCCTCGGATGATGGAGTACGGCAGGCTGAGCTCCAGGAAGAAGGGCTGGAAGACGGTGAGCTCTTTACGAGGAGCCAAGCCGAAACCTTGAGGGGACAAACAGAAAGCCTCCGTCTCCCAGGTGGTGATGGTGTCAGGGACGGTGAGGGGGATGACTTTGGTTCCAGACGCTCTGAACCAGCAGAAACATATATCCCACAGTAAGTGTCACTCTGAGTCAACAACCAAAGCAGTTTACAGAGCTGGAAAATTCAACAGTTCAATATATAGAGCACTTTCAAAACAAGGCAAAAATACTGACCTTGATGTAATATCTGGAATAATGATCATACAGTCATGTATGAAGTCTAGtatgtcctgttttattttgtagtttttgatccctgtgtttcccgtttagttttacttcctgctcttgtgtgtttccctcctttttgatcagcttcattagtttcacctgttaCTTGGTGTTTAGTTCTTTGTTTCCCTGACCTGTGTTAAATCATTGTatgtcttctttgtcttctctgtgttcttttcttccagtgtttccttGAGTGTCTTCTTTTGGACTGTTTGGATTTGGTTTCTTGGACATTTGTTAAGCACaattttgtttgttcttttgttttttaatcttattcAGCACATGGGTCCTCTTGTTTTTTGCTAGACTCATGACACTGTCGTCTGAGAGAAGCTTACCCAATTTCCACCATGTCCCATATCCAAGTCTCAGGGAAAAAACTGCGGACTGTCTCCACAGGTGCAGCCTCTATCTCTATATCATAATGAGGAACCATTGCATAAGTAACATCTGTAAAGAGAGCAGAAAATATTTCATCAGAAGATAAAAGACAATCCACAAAATACTACCAGAATCAATACCTAACAACTGGGGTGCTCAATATTGGTCTGATATATTATCTCCTGATGGGAATCGTATTATTGTCTACTTTTTTGATAACACAATTGCAACAGATAAAACAATTGATAACAATTAATCAATTCCTAATTATTATGATCATGATCATGCACCACGAGACAGCGTGTCATTGCCTGAAAGGGGGCGTTACATGTAGGGCTATGGAGCTGTTTTACTGTGGGTTTTATTTGCtgtttaaatgcacatttcataCTGTCATGTCCCACAGAATGTGCCGGAGAAAACACGTTGTTGTCATTGTTTCGTTTATTTCGATCTATAAAGTCAGCACGAGCAGCCGAGTCCTCGTGTCCCTCCTGTCACCCAGTGTGGTGTACATTTCTCCAGATGTCATCCTGATCAATTGTGGAGACTGTAATGCTGATCGATGCCTTGCTTGTGCTCTGTGGATTCATTTAATCATCCAGTTCAaacatacagtggatagcaaaagtctacacacccctgttaaaatgccaggttttgtgttgtaaaaaaatTAGACCaaaatacagttgtgctcataagtttacgtaccctggcagaatttaggatttcttgggtagtttctgttgtcattatgatataaaaagagtaaacacagtttactCTTTTCATTGTCTACTCAGTCAGACAATAATTGACTTGACCCAatcactaaccatgagtgacaaaaaagtttttctcttatcattcctATTCTCTGAAAAACGgccaaaaaacccaaaacaaattctgccaggCTATGTAAACTGATGAGCACAACTATAAACCATGTCAGAACTTtctccacctttaatgtgacctataacgtgAACAATACAATTGAAaaaattttaaatcttttagggggaagaataaaaaaataaaataatgtggttgcataagtgtacacaccctttaataattgtttgaagcaccttttgattttattacagcactccaTTTTTTgtgtaggagtctattagcatggcacatcttgacttggtgatatttgcccattctcCTTTAcgaaaaagctccaaatccatcagatagtgaggcggctcctgtgcacagccctcttcagaccaccccacagatattcaactggattcaggtctgaaCTTGTAACAGTTGGAGTGTGAATGTTGTTATACCTGGTAGCGCCACCTTTCTGAGTCAGCCGGTTACATACAGAGAAGTTGCTCCTCTTGAGCCCGCAGAGTTTTTGTATGATAGTCAGACAGAGacgctctctctgtctgctcctctaATGACGAGCTGGTTTAAGCTGtgcctgtcttttttttttttttttttctttttctcttttctgcatatatatttctggtttgtgtcatgtttgtcacaaactgtcaaatattaatgcaatttattcttgcagcaaaagaaaagaaagaaaacctttttcttctgtgcttgtgactgtgtgcatgcgaccatcaccatccctcttagaactctggcctatcttttattgacagctaatatcatgttctgtaaaagagggcgtgcacacctaggtgggccaaaaaaaattaaaaaaataagagaaagtgaaagaaagattacataaggatatacaaagggacagggaaagagaaggagagagagacctaacacacttagatggagagggaccatctcaccatgatgccaaaaaaaatccgtggggtgatactaatgattaagcaacccttagtgtccacaatcattactgaagcttgggtcgcagagggttgccgccgtgttgtgttctatttgtgtaacaagaccaccactggtgcagatgaaaccacttgggtcagatcagccgagcggtacggcccggcacccgggccacgagagcagtcagaccgaagggcccaacccgccgcgggagacccaggccaggggacaagccaaggacccagaccggaagcaaacaggtaccgccggagcacccagggcgacccccaggtcacccagcaggaggaaaggggggcgaggggggagagatcctgcagcccccccaagggacacccccacaacaccgcccccacagccccccaagacgaagccaaaggagccaccagggccgagggggcccagcaccaggagcagacagccaggcagacgggcaggaccagtaccagagcccgccaaccggcgcaccggagcggggggagggcggaggcggcagggccaatcccccctgcccccccccagacggcccgaccactccccccagccacgcctcccacccacgccctgcgactgatggaccaggccgcgggggcatggagggacaccccaatggctgccgtagtaacacccccccagctgcgcgccaccccaccccccaaagaggaccgcgagggaaccccgggaaacccggccccgagggcagccgtggaccaggcccccacaggggagggggcagcagggggacgaagggtgacagggacaccagccacccacccagccccgatggacccccaacgagtagggccaaGCCAAACACTAAGCTGTGCCTATCTTTCCGTTTGTCATGTGTGATGGACGAATATAGTGCCGTGGAGACCTTGCTTTGTGAGGTCcactgttattttctgtttaatAAACTGCTGTGTGGAAATCCCCACTCTTTCCTCTTTCATCTGATGCTACTTGCTATCTTGGGTCAATTGCTACCTGCTACGACCGACCGCTAGCTCTCTCCACCTACACTAGCTAACGTTACAAACTCTgtctgggccattccaaaacttgaatcttcttctggtgaagccatgcttttgttgatttggatgtatgctttggttcgttgtcgtgttgaaaggggaaattcctcttcatcttcatctttctaatggaggttttgtgttaaactgactggtgtttgtaactgttcatacttccctccaccttgactgagggcctggttccagctgaagaaaaacagccccaaagcatgatgctgcccccaccatgcttctctgtgagtctggtgttctttatgtgatgtgcagtgttgtttttatgccaaacataccttttggaatcATGGCCAAAAGctgacattttaacaggggtgcgTAGACTTATGCTATCCACTGTTAGGGGCTGGACTGTGCTGCCTCCTGTGGCCTATGGTAACACAACACTCTTTCATGTTGGCACACTTCATGGAAGATAGGGGCAGGGTGAGAAGGAGCTTACGTAGATTTAAAGAGACACACCAGATTTCGTTTTGAGAAAGGCTCTTTAAAGCTGGTCCAAAACCTCCTCTGGAGCTTGATTCATCTAATATGTTGACTGACACATAGTAAAGACGTTTCATTTAAACAAAAGGGGACTGTAATAAATGGTTGGAAAAaggcgtgatatgtcaccttgaaTATCCATATCGTATGCGAGGTAGTATTCCATTTCTCTAGACCTCATGCATGTAGGCATTGTGCTTAACAAATTGGTTGCCATCTTCAGTCCTACATTCTACATAAtccaaaaaagaacaaaaagagatCACGTCAGAgttttttaaacacaacaacaaaaaaatttaACACTGGAAACAATGTGTGAACACACCTGGAAAACATTATAAGCATCATCTGTAGGGTAGGGTTGGGGGTACAGGAAGTCCTCATCATCCACAATTGTGGTTATTCTTGATCTCTTAATGCATTCAACAGGGTCTTCAGCTGCATTTGGAATAGAAGTTGATTTTGTCACAGGCAACAGATTGAATATCTGAAGAGACAGAAATAGTTACAATGGTGAGACTCAGA
This genomic interval carries:
- the LOC117825398 gene encoding alpha-2-macroglobulin-like — protein: MSASNRITKASIFEYVKLHRPVARVQGMSSGISHQSQKRLEITYVIGKFIFMDTPKFYEQGSVVEGKVKAVRYDGTPIANMVVYLLEGSRWSPRLLQNVTTDSEGIANFSISTAEINRDIQLTASSKPHNVHENHQTPFYQSGEHTVSQIKPLTQETKTISSLEVQKKDRTLACDTEEDLHIKFFVVGEAQGKADVMYLVLSRGAIVMQGSKQIEVQDKPMTEGQMSFKLRVSPEIAPVVQVVAYAVLPSETVIAHSAEFTTEKCFSHKVSLEFSPSSAVPGEENTLQVTAHPDSLCGLSAVDQSVLIKEPGKTLNVDKIFNLLPVTKSTSIPNAAEDPVECIKRSRITTIVDDEDFLYPQPYPTDDAYNVFQNVGLKMATNLLSTMPTCMRSREMEYYLAYDMDIQDVTYAMVPHYDIEIEAAPVETVRSFFPETWIWDMVEIGASGTKVIPLTVPDTITTWETEAFCLSPQGFGLAPRKELTVFQPFFLELSLPYSIIRGENFELKVTVLSYLSSCIMVTVTPTPSLDYTLTPLSGDQYTSCLCRNERKTLSWIMAPAALGDVNVTMTAEAVASHASCNNEIVNVPERGRIDVVTKSLIVKAEGTEMTKTHNWLLCPKDEALTEEINIQLPANVIDGSARALVSVLGDILGRALKNLDGLLRMPYGCGEQNMALLAPNIYILQYLKNTQQLTPKIMDKSANFLTSGYQRQLNYKHAGGAYSTFGTGSGNTWLTAFVVRSFAKAQSFVFIDPVKIQESKTWLESKQREQGCFEKSGKLFNNRMKGGVSDEVTLTAYIIAGFLEMNSSVSNPVVSNGLSCLKASLGDLSNTYATALMAYVFTLAGDIETRGQLLRHLDTVAIRSGGYLHWSQSATDTSYPLSVEISSYVLLSVLSVSPSAEELGYSTGIVRWLTTQQNYYGGFSSTQDTVVALQALALYSTRVFSPEGSSTVAVQSPSGQLMFDVNQDNKLLYQEELLKDGTGKYSLEVKGTSCASIQISLHYNIPTPTDGTKLRVEVQPEALCGGTSNRRKLTLKTKTLYYGEEPTTNMVILDLKMLSGFIPNPESLKKLKGALLVDRVEQNKDHVLVYLKELPKDIAINHKLELIQEIQVQNLKPAVVNIYDYYQPNDKAETQYTYPCVAG